From Oncorhynchus masou masou isolate Uvic2021 chromosome 7, UVic_Omas_1.1, whole genome shotgun sequence, one genomic window encodes:
- the LOC135542903 gene encoding LOW QUALITY PROTEIN: polyadenylate-binding protein 1-like 2 (The sequence of the model RefSeq protein was modified relative to this genomic sequence to represent the inferred CDS: deleted 2 bases in 1 codon): MNSLYVGDLHQNVTEADLNEMFSEAVPIFSVCVCRDRDTHRSLGYAYVNFYQQDNADRALLMFSNDMLEGRYLRIMSSDPDCTLRKSGVGNIFIKNLDKQSITNKNLYETFSAFGDIYSSKVVCDENGHSKGYGYIQYKTQEAADRAIEKLNGMLMDNEKVFIEHFKSRKEREEVLGAKAREFNNVFVKNLGRDTNDEKLIELFRKYVKNLDDAFDDHRLRKEFSAFGTIISAKVMTESGRSKGFGFVSLSSPEEATKAVTEMNGRIVGTKPLYVALTQQGTAATIPDRPVQAEVSIMAVPNPIINSYQPPIPTFYSNVHIPQAQSHAAAYYFSNQLVQLSSSPGMMTVERIATQALGQRPHHPASADAATAMSKPQYKYM, translated from the exons ATGAATTCTTTGTATGTTGGTGACCTCCACCAAAATGTCACAGAGGCAGACCTAAACGAGATGTTTAGTGAGGCTGTACCAATCTTTTCTGTTTGTGTATGTAGGGATCGGGATACACATCGTTCCCTCGGGTACGCCTACGTTAACTTTTATCAGCAAGACAATGCTGATCGTGCCCTGCTCATGTTCAGCAATGATATGCTCGAAGGAAGATATCTGCGCATCATGAGTTCTGATCCTGACTGTACCCTGAGGAAGAGTGGCGTGGGAAACATCTTCATCAAGAACCTGGACAAGCAGTCTATAACAAACAAAAACCTGTACGAGACCTTCTCAGCATTTGGAGACATCTACTCTAGCAAGGTAGTTTGTGATGAGAATGGCCATTCCAAAGGTTATGGTTATATTCAGTACAAGACCCAGGAGGCTGCTGATAGAGCCATCGAGAAATTAAATGGCATGTTAATGGATAACGAAAAAGTGTTTATCGAGCACTTTAAGTCACGCAAAGAGCGAGAGGAGGTGCTTGGAGCCAAGGCCAGAGAGTTCAACAACGTGTTTGTCAAGAATCTTGGCAGAGACACGAACGATGAGAAACTGATTGAGCTTTTTAGAAAATAT GTAAAGAACCTGGATGATGCCTTTGATGATCACCGTTTAAGGAAGGAGTTTTCTGCATTCGGAACAATCATCAGCGCCAAGGTGATGACGGAGAGCGGGCGCAGCAAAGGCTTTGGCTttgtttccctctcctcccccgagGAGGCCACCAAGGCTGTGACGGAGATGAATGGCCGTATTGTGGGAACCAAGCCGCTTTACGTGGCCCTGACTCAGCAAGGAACAGCGGCAACAATACCTGACAGACCGGTACAAGCAGAGGTCAGTATCATGGCAGTGCCCAACCCCATCATCAACTCCTACCAGCCTCCTATTCC CACCTTTTACTCCAATGTGCACATTCCACaggcccagtcccatgcagctgCCTACTACTTCAGCAACCAACTGGTTCAGCTGAGTTCCAGCCCTGGCATGATGACCGTTGAGCGGATAGCAACTCAGGCCTTGGGCCAGCGCCCACATCATCCTGCCAGTGCAGATGCAGCCACTGCCATGAGCAAACCTCAGTACAAGTACATGTGA